A stretch of the Poseidonibacter parvus genome encodes the following:
- a CDS encoding Tex-like N-terminal domain-containing protein: MTSNLQKDLINLLKEKTKLSNKAIENIINLLNEGCTIPFIARYRKDQTQNATDEDLRKFEEVYNYSQRLLKRKEEIINLLEEKNFLNDKVKQTIQEIKTLQALEDIYAPFKDKKSSRTSSAIENGLEPLANIIQSLKYTNEEINQKAKQFTSKSIKSSDDAITGAKDIIAQRYADDFKSKEIIRNLIANWGELQIKEGKEFDKNGIYASFAKKNEKLKYIKSHRVLAILRAVNEKELSIKIDIDENHILENIKKYKIPSWASSSKDIVFDAYKDGLKRLLLPSLKREAINTLKEKASEQAIELFGKNLKELLQTAPLVNQVILGMDPGFVSGCKLAVIDENGIYLDSNVIYCTKPKEDIKTSSKIVLDLIKKYKVNSIAIGNGTASRETAQFISKLINENNLDINYAIVSEIGASVYSASKIAAQEYPNLDVTIRGAISIAGRLRDPMATLVKIDPKSLGIGQYQHDVNQKELALKLENTTVDLVNKVGVDLNSASYKLLSFISGISEKLAINIIAHRDNIKKFNSKNELLKVKGLGAKAYEQAVGFLRIKEGKSILDNTAIHPEDYTLTKALQKSYKIEEIKDNQIEQIANELNTSVLKLQDIINELKKPGYDVRNEFNQVKFSSDVTKLEELKEGYILSGIVRNITDFGAFIDIGLKNDALLHISQISAKRISHPSEVLSINQNLENIKVVSVDLEKQRVGLSLR, translated from the coding sequence TTGACTAGTAATTTACAAAAAGACTTAATTAATCTTTTAAAAGAAAAAACTAAGTTATCAAATAAAGCAATTGAAAATATTATAAACTTATTAAATGAGGGATGTACTATTCCCTTTATTGCAAGATATAGAAAAGACCAAACGCAAAATGCAACAGATGAAGACTTAAGAAAGTTTGAGGAAGTGTATAATTATTCTCAAAGACTTTTGAAAAGAAAAGAAGAAATTATAAATTTACTTGAAGAAAAAAACTTTTTAAATGACAAAGTTAAACAAACTATTCAAGAAATAAAAACATTACAAGCTCTTGAAGATATTTATGCTCCCTTTAAAGATAAAAAATCCTCAAGAACTTCATCTGCAATTGAAAATGGCCTTGAACCTTTAGCAAATATTATTCAATCACTAAAATACACAAATGAAGAGATAAATCAAAAAGCAAAACAGTTCACTTCTAAAAGTATCAAATCTTCAGATGATGCAATAACTGGTGCAAAAGATATAATAGCCCAAAGATATGCAGATGATTTTAAATCAAAAGAAATTATTAGAAATTTGATTGCTAACTGGGGTGAGCTTCAAATAAAAGAAGGCAAAGAATTTGATAAAAATGGTATATATGCTAGTTTTGCCAAAAAAAATGAAAAATTAAAATATATTAAATCTCATAGAGTATTAGCAATTTTAAGAGCAGTTAATGAAAAAGAATTATCAATAAAAATAGATATTGATGAAAATCATATTTTAGAAAACATTAAAAAGTATAAAATTCCATCATGGGCTAGTTCTTCAAAAGATATAGTTTTTGATGCTTATAAAGATGGATTAAAAAGACTACTTCTTCCTAGTTTAAAAAGAGAAGCGATAAATACACTAAAAGAAAAAGCAAGTGAGCAAGCAATTGAACTTTTTGGAAAAAATTTAAAAGAGTTACTTCAAACAGCACCTTTAGTAAATCAAGTAATTTTAGGAATGGATCCTGGGTTTGTTTCTGGTTGTAAGTTAGCAGTTATTGATGAAAACGGTATTTATTTAGATTCAAATGTAATTTATTGCACAAAACCAAAAGAAGATATAAAAACTTCAAGTAAAATCGTTCTTGACCTTATAAAAAAATATAAAGTAAATTCAATAGCAATTGGAAATGGAACAGCTTCAAGAGAAACAGCACAATTTATATCAAAGCTTATAAATGAAAACAATCTAGATATTAACTATGCAATAGTAAGTGAAATTGGTGCTAGCGTTTACTCAGCTTCTAAAATAGCAGCACAGGAATATCCAAACTTAGATGTAACAATAAGAGGAGCAATTTCAATTGCTGGACGACTAAGGGACCCAATGGCAACCTTAGTAAAAATTGACCCTAAATCATTAGGAATTGGACAATATCAACATGATGTAAACCAAAAAGAATTAGCGTTAAAACTAGAAAATACAACTGTAGATTTGGTAAATAAAGTTGGAGTAGATTTAAACTCTGCATCTTATAAATTATTATCTTTTATCTCAGGGATTTCTGAAAAATTAGCAATAAATATAATAGCACATAGAGATAATATAAAAAAATTCAATAGTAAAAATGAACTTCTAAAAGTAAAAGGCTTAGGAGCAAAAGCTTATGAACAAGCAGTAGGATTTTTAAGAATCAAAGAGGGAAAGTCTATTTTAGATAATACAGCAATTCATCCTGAAGACTATACTCTAACAAAAGCCTTGCAAAAAAGCTATAAGATTGAAGAAATAAAAGACAATCAAATTGAACAAATTGCAAATGAATTAAACACAAGTGTACTAAAACTTCAAGATATTATAAATGAACTAAAAAAACCAGGATATGATGTAAGAAATGAATTTAATCAAGTAAAATTCTCATCAGATGTAACAAAACTTGAAGAGCTTAAAGAAGGTTATATTTTAAGTGGTATTGTAAGAAATATCACAGATTTTGGAGCTTTTATAGATATTGGTCTAAAAAATGATGCCCTACTTCATATTTCGCAAATATCTGCAAAAAGAATTTCACACCCTAGTGAAGTTTTGAGTATCAATCAAAATTTAGAAAATATTAAGGTTGTTAGTGTTGATTTAGAGAAGCAAAGAGTTGGATTAAGTTTAAGATAA
- a CDS encoding OmpA family protein, which translates to MRKLSLIASAFAILLFTGCANINLNELKKLNPFEDFNKKYTSDKDVFMMILDSSGSMNEKDRYGLVKMDAAKDIIKDISTKLDPNKTNAGLVNFSNGCYSSKLLVEPSNNDFSKIVTRTQTIRAGGNTPLAAAIRKTGQIMQDIDKNINIVILSDGQESCGGNPIAEAQKLKNIFGNRLNIFVIGYSVNSTIEYQLKQLVAGKGVYFAAEDGNKLNTILDKITDELNIKNNNWSSGVYNFNVNFNSGSSYVKKQYYPQIKELVTYLKNNDYKVEIQGHTDSVGKETYNQKLSEKRAASLRKEILKYGINQNRIYSVGYGELAPIASNKTKSGKYQNRRVEAHIVKAGGLNVDLINNANFAKPIDVRKADKNSFVGYYKILDQNRSYAKYHAYYKIYANNTAYSAEFLPSQILRADDITWEYNKNTQKLFIDWEKGGESNATINGNTNHFYSNSVWSNGTKSVTEFIRISKEEMDCMDAKKRFVNNRCQY; encoded by the coding sequence ATGAGAAAGTTAAGTTTAATTGCATCTGCGTTTGCAATTTTATTGTTTACAGGTTGTGCAAATATCAATCTAAATGAATTAAAGAAATTAAATCCATTTGAGGATTTTAATAAAAAGTATACATCTGATAAAGACGTATTTATGATGATTCTTGATAGTTCAGGAAGTATGAATGAAAAAGATAGATATGGTCTTGTAAAAATGGATGCGGCAAAAGATATTATTAAAGATATCTCAACAAAATTAGATCCTAATAAAACAAATGCAGGATTAGTAAACTTCTCAAATGGCTGTTATAGCTCAAAACTTTTAGTTGAACCTAGTAATAATGATTTCAGTAAAATAGTTACAAGAACACAAACAATACGTGCAGGGGGAAATACTCCACTTGCAGCTGCAATTAGGAAAACTGGACAAATTATGCAAGATATTGATAAAAATATCAATATTGTAATTTTAAGTGATGGTCAAGAATCTTGTGGTGGAAATCCAATTGCAGAAGCTCAAAAACTAAAAAATATATTTGGAAATAGATTAAATATATTTGTTATAGGTTATTCTGTAAATTCAACAATTGAATATCAATTAAAACAATTAGTTGCTGGAAAAGGTGTTTATTTTGCTGCAGAAGATGGAAATAAACTTAACACTATATTAGATAAAATTACAGATGAGTTAAATATCAAAAACAACAATTGGTCTTCAGGTGTTTACAACTTTAATGTTAATTTTAATTCAGGTTCAAGTTATGTAAAAAAACAATACTATCCTCAAATTAAAGAGCTTGTAACATATTTAAAAAACAATGATTATAAAGTTGAAATCCAAGGACATACAGACTCAGTTGGGAAAGAAACTTATAATCAAAAACTATCAGAAAAAAGAGCAGCATCACTTAGAAAAGAAATACTAAAGTATGGAATTAATCAAAATAGAATATATTCTGTAGGATACGGAGAATTAGCTCCAATTGCATCAAATAAAACTAAGAGTGGAAAGTATCAAAATAGAAGAGTAGAAGCTCATATAGTAAAAGCTGGCGGATTAAATGTAGATTTAATTAATAATGCTAACTTCGCAAAACCTATTGATGTAAGAAAAGCAGACAAAAACTCATTTGTTGGTTACTACAAAATTCTAGATCAAAATAGATCTTATGCTAAATACCATGCTTATTATAAAATTTATGCAAATAACACTGCCTATTCAGCTGAATTTTTACCTTCACAAATATTAAGAGCAGATGATATTACTTGGGAATATAATAAAAATACACAAAAACTATTTATAGACTGGGAAAAAGGTGGCGAGAGTAATGCTACTATCAATGGAAATACTAATCATTTTTATTCAAACTCAGTTTGGTCTAATGGAACAAAATCTGTAACAGAATTTATTAGAATTTCAAAAGAAGAAATGGATTGTATGGATGCAAAAAAAAGATTTGTAAATAATAGATGTCAGTATTAA
- a CDS encoding RidA family protein has protein sequence MKEIISTSKAPGAIGPYNQATALANLVFTSGQIPLIPETMELVEGGIKEQSKVVMDNLKAVLEEAGSSYENVLKTTCYLSDMDNFASFNEVYAEYFKAETAPARATVAVKTLPKNVLVEVDAIAFKN, from the coding sequence ATGAAAGAAATAATATCAACATCAAAAGCTCCAGGAGCAATTGGACCATATAATCAAGCAACAGCATTAGCTAACTTAGTTTTTACATCAGGGCAAATCCCTTTAATACCTGAAACAATGGAATTAGTTGAAGGTGGAATAAAAGAGCAATCAAAAGTTGTAATGGATAATTTAAAAGCAGTTTTAGAAGAAGCAGGGTCTTCTTATGAGAATGTATTAAAAACTACTTGTTATTTATCTGATATGGATAACTTCGCAAGCTTTAATGAGGTATATGCAGAATATTTTAAAGCTGAAACTGCACCAGCACGTGCAACAGTAGCAGTGAAAACTTTACCTAAAAATGTTTTAGTTGAAGTTGATGCAATTGCTTTTAAAAACTAG
- a CDS encoding NUDIX domain-containing protein, which produces MNNTSIEQIGCFKTILDPYNGITIEQTSLPSTKDEFEINLDYLIEETKEKRNLVWIYIGINHSDFIPLATKKGFNFHSCEEKYVLLVKRLINNAIIPTAANHTLGVGVVVIHENKLLVIKERISNVGFKLPGGHIDNSEMISTAVAREVKEETGIDVEFESIVSLGHFYPHQFHKSNMYILCTAKAKSFEINIEDTEEIIDAKWVSVDDYLSDESVLDYSKAIVETAINQKGFKCANHQTLTHINKDFELFFPIEN; this is translated from the coding sequence ATGAATAATACAAGTATAGAACAAATAGGGTGTTTTAAAACAATTTTAGACCCTTATAATGGAATTACCATAGAGCAAACATCTTTACCAAGTACTAAAGATGAGTTTGAAATAAATCTCGATTATTTAATTGAAGAAACAAAAGAAAAAAGGAATCTAGTTTGGATTTATATAGGAATAAATCATTCTGATTTTATTCCCTTAGCTACTAAAAAAGGTTTTAATTTTCATTCTTGTGAAGAAAAATATGTCTTATTAGTAAAAAGATTAATCAATAACGCGATTATTCCAACTGCCGCTAACCACACTTTAGGTGTTGGTGTAGTTGTAATTCATGAGAATAAACTTTTAGTTATCAAAGAGCGAATCTCAAATGTAGGGTTTAAACTTCCTGGTGGACATATTGATAATAGTGAAATGATATCAACAGCGGTTGCACGAGAAGTTAAAGAAGAAACAGGAATAGATGTAGAGTTTGAATCTATTGTTTCTTTAGGTCATTTTTATCCACATCAATTTCATAAATCTAATATGTATATTCTTTGTACTGCAAAAGCAAAATCTTTTGAAATAAATATTGAAGATACTGAAGAAATAATTGATGCTAAATGGGTTAGTGTTGATGATTATCTAAGTGATGAGAGTGTCTTAGATTATTCAAAAGCAATAGTAGAAACAGCAATAAACCAAAAAGGTTTTAAATGTGCTAATCATCAAACACTAACCCATATAAATAAAGATTTTGAGCTATTTTTTCCTATAGAAAATTAA
- a CDS encoding LysE/ArgO family amino acid transporter codes for MIIEIFLKGFIVTFSLIVAIGAQNAYILKLGLLKQYIGIAVSLCILFDTLLISAGVFGLGFFIQGNQLLINGIAIIGILFLCFYSFMSFRSAFKNESLEIDGKNKTNPLKQVITMLLVFTFLNPHTYLDTVLLIGGIGANIQSDLKIYFLLGAVTASSTWFMLLGFGARLLIPLFKKPITWKILDTSIGIIMLIIAYNLIGLIKY; via the coding sequence ATGATTATTGAAATATTTTTAAAAGGGTTTATTGTAACTTTTTCTCTTATTGTTGCAATAGGTGCGCAAAATGCATATATTTTAAAACTTGGTCTTTTAAAGCAATATATTGGCATTGCAGTTTCTTTATGTATATTATTTGATACTTTATTAATTTCTGCAGGAGTTTTTGGTCTTGGATTTTTTATTCAAGGAAATCAGCTTCTAATTAATGGTATTGCTATAATTGGAATTTTATTTTTATGTTTTTATTCATTTATGTCTTTTAGATCTGCTTTTAAAAATGAGAGTTTAGAAATAGATGGTAAAAACAAAACAAATCCTTTAAAACAAGTAATTACAATGCTTTTGGTTTTTACTTTTTTAAATCCTCATACTTATTTAGATACAGTTTTATTAATTGGTGGAATTGGTGCAAATATTCAAAGTGATTTAAAAATATACTTTTTACTTGGTGCAGTTACTGCTTCTTCTACATGGTTTATGCTTTTAGGTTTTGGAGCAAGACTTTTAATACCATTATTTAAAAAACCAATAACTTGGAAAATACTTGATACCTCAATAGGTATTATTATGCTTATAATTGCTTATAATTTAATAGGTTTAATTAAATATTAG
- a CDS encoding MarC family protein: MESFFSTFLQQGITFFAIMDPIGISAIALSLLNNNITKDQINKVAKKSTITVIIAFFVVLITGDFILKLFGIGEHSLKVMGGIILLLMAIGMVNGSATDKKPTKEEGKDLENHDDLSVIPIGIPIAFGTGIFTTIIIFKHQAEVYTDLISITLAFLVNAALFYIVLKNSIYIKKYLGLTGQNIITKLMGLIVGAISIQFIVSGIINLAKMYI, from the coding sequence GTGGAATCTTTTTTCTCTACCTTTTTGCAGCAGGGTATTACTTTTTTTGCAATTATGGATCCAATAGGAATTAGTGCAATTGCACTATCATTGCTTAATAACAATATTACTAAAGATCAAATAAATAAAGTTGCCAAAAAATCTACAATAACTGTAATAATAGCATTTTTTGTAGTTTTAATTACAGGTGATTTTATTTTAAAACTATTTGGTATTGGTGAACATTCACTAAAAGTTATGGGTGGAATAATCTTACTTCTAATGGCTATAGGTATGGTAAATGGAAGTGCTACAGATAAAAAACCTACAAAAGAAGAAGGCAAAGATTTAGAAAATCATGACGATTTATCTGTTATTCCAATAGGAATTCCAATTGCATTTGGTACAGGTATTTTTACTACTATTATTATTTTTAAGCATCAAGCTGAAGTTTATACAGATTTGATATCAATTACTTTAGCTTTCTTAGTTAATGCAGCACTTTTTTATATAGTATTAAAAAATTCAATATATATTAAAAAATATTTAGGACTAACTGGACAAAATATTATTACCAAACTTATGGGATTAATTGTTGGAGCTATATCAATACAATTTATAGTTTCAGGTATTATAAATTTAGCAAAGATGTATATATAA
- a CDS encoding amino acid ABC transporter permease: MAKRIPLGQNKTVGHFVALLFFVAVGYFFYAAAANMNYVWKWNSVPKYFAYDETISIEAPIDGKLVLESNKYFIQGDEKVEVTNLDSSFSFDYEVGEDVYEGDYIASKEELHAGPILSGLWVTLKISFFAMLLTLVIGIIVALMKLSSMIFLQDIATVYITIIRGTPLLVQIFLFYFIVANIFELERMVAGILSLGIFFGAYMAEILRGAIQSIDKGQLEAAKSLGISNFQAMRHIILPQAFKRALPTLVGETIALVKDSSLVSVISITDLTKVGKEIVANTFSPFETWIVIALLYLSITSILSLIGHRLEKRMAAKGGMS, translated from the coding sequence ATGGCTAAAAGAATACCATTAGGACAAAATAAAACAGTAGGGCACTTTGTTGCCTTATTGTTCTTTGTTGCCGTAGGATACTTTTTCTATGCAGCAGCAGCAAACATGAACTATGTTTGGAAGTGGAATAGTGTTCCAAAATATTTTGCATATGACGAAACAATTTCAATTGAAGCTCCAATAGATGGAAAACTAGTATTAGAATCAAATAAATACTTTATTCAAGGTGATGAAAAAGTAGAAGTAACTAATTTAGATAGTAGTTTTTCATTTGATTATGAAGTAGGCGAAGATGTATATGAAGGTGATTATATCGCTTCAAAAGAAGAACTTCATGCAGGACCTATTTTATCTGGTCTTTGGGTTACACTTAAAATATCATTTTTTGCAATGTTATTAACTTTAGTAATTGGTATTATAGTTGCACTTATGAAGTTATCTTCAATGATATTCTTACAAGATATTGCAACTGTATATATTACTATTATTAGAGGTACTCCTTTACTTGTACAAATATTCTTATTTTACTTTATAGTTGCAAATATTTTTGAACTAGAGCGAATGGTTGCAGGTATTTTATCTCTTGGTATTTTCTTTGGTGCTTATATGGCTGAGATTTTAAGAGGTGCTATACAATCTATTGATAAAGGTCAGCTTGAAGCTGCAAAATCATTAGGTATTTCAAACTTTCAAGCTATGAGACATATTATTTTACCACAAGCATTTAAAAGAGCTTTACCAACACTTGTAGGTGAGACTATTGCCCTTGTAAAAGATTCATCTTTAGTATCTGTTATTTCGATTACAGATTTAACGAAAGTTGGAAAAGAAATTGTTGCAAATACATTCTCTCCATTTGAAACATGGATTGTAATTGCACTTTTATATTTATCTATTACTTCTATACTAAGTCTTATTGGGCATAGGTTAGAAAAAAGAATGGCAGCAAAAGGCGGAATGTCTTAG
- a CDS encoding transporter substrate-binding domain-containing protein, with translation MRNLVKKFLVAVFAISTLFVANSSADDINLWKNSTLNKILQRGELRVGMEPGYMPFEMKDKKGRIIGYDVDMAKKMAKEMGVKLKLVPTAWDGIIAGLLTNKYDIIMSGMTITQQRNLKINFADPYVVVGQTIMIRKELAGKIKSAADLDKPEYTVVSKLGVTGEIATRKFFKNAKIITFETESDAVSEVLNGKADGVVYDQPYNIVFMSDKGKDKLVHLDTPLTYEPLGWAIRKGDPDFLNWLNNFLRQMKGDKVVDFHGKLNEKWLRDTKWLKRVQ, from the coding sequence ATGAGAAATTTAGTTAAAAAGTTTTTAGTAGCAGTTTTTGCTATTAGTACATTGTTTGTTGCAAATTCATCTGCAGATGATATTAATTTGTGGAAAAATTCTACATTAAATAAAATCTTACAAAGAGGTGAGTTAAGAGTTGGTATGGAGCCTGGATATATGCCTTTTGAAATGAAAGACAAAAAAGGTCGAATTATAGGTTATGATGTTGATATGGCTAAGAAAATGGCAAAAGAAATGGGTGTTAAATTAAAACTTGTTCCTACTGCTTGGGATGGTATTATTGCTGGTTTATTAACAAATAAATATGACATTATTATGTCGGGTATGACTATTACTCAACAAAGAAACTTAAAAATTAACTTTGCAGATCCATATGTAGTTGTTGGTCAAACAATTATGATTAGAAAAGAGTTAGCAGGAAAAATTAAATCTGCTGCTGATTTAGATAAACCTGAATATACTGTTGTATCAAAACTTGGGGTTACAGGTGAAATTGCAACAAGAAAATTCTTCAAAAATGCAAAAATCATTACTTTTGAAACAGAATCAGATGCAGTATCTGAAGTATTAAATGGTAAAGCTGATGGAGTAGTATATGATCAACCTTACAACATTGTATTTATGTCTGATAAAGGTAAAGATAAATTAGTACATTTAGATACTCCTTTAACTTACGAACCTCTTGGTTGGGCTATTAGAAAAGGTGATCCTGATTTTCTTAACTGGTTAAATAACTTCTTAAGACAAATGAAGGGTGATAAAGTTGTTGACTTCCATGGAAAATTAAATGAGAAATGGTTAAGAGATACAAAATGGTTAAAAAGAGTTCAGTAA
- a CDS encoding amino acid ABC transporter ATP-binding protein, with the protein MISMTKIDKYYDDFHVLKNIDFSVKKGEIVVVCGPSGSGKSTLIRCINGLEEIDDGTILVDNIDIHASKKNLKEIRSEVGMVFQHFNLFPHLTILENITLAQNLVKKRSNDEAIKIAKELLEKVKLSDKADSYPGDLSGGQKQRVAIARSLAMKPKVILFDEPTSALDPETIGDVLSVMKDLAEENFTIVCVTHEMGFAKEVGDRIVFMDAGVIVEENSPEEFFNNPKSERAQKFLKEILTH; encoded by the coding sequence ATAATTTCTATGACAAAAATTGATAAATACTATGATGACTTTCATGTATTAAAAAATATTGATTTTTCTGTAAAAAAAGGTGAGATTGTTGTTGTATGTGGACCATCAGGTTCTGGAAAATCTACATTAATAAGATGTATAAATGGACTTGAAGAAATTGATGATGGAACTATCTTAGTTGATAATATTGATATTCATGCAAGTAAAAAGAATTTAAAAGAGATTAGAAGTGAAGTTGGAATGGTATTTCAACATTTTAATCTTTTCCCTCACTTAACAATTTTAGAAAATATCACACTTGCTCAAAATTTGGTTAAAAAAAGATCAAATGATGAAGCAATAAAAATTGCAAAAGAGTTACTTGAAAAAGTAAAACTTTCAGATAAAGCTGATTCTTATCCAGGAGATTTATCTGGTGGACAAAAACAAAGAGTTGCAATTGCAAGGTCTTTAGCAATGAAGCCAAAAGTTATTCTTTTTGATGAGCCAACATCAGCACTGGATCCTGAAACTATTGGTGATGTTTTATCAGTTATGAAAGATTTAGCAGAAGAAAACTTTACAATTGTTTGTGTTACTCATGAAATGGGTTTTGCAAAAGAAGTTGGTGACCGAATTGTATTTATGGATGCAGGTGTTATTGTTGAAGAAAATTCTCCTGAAGAGTTTTTTAATAATCCAAAAAGTGAACGTGCACAAAAGTTTCTAAAAGAAATTTTAACACACTAA